One segment of Pseudomonas asgharzadehiana DNA contains the following:
- a CDS encoding glucarate dehydratase family protein — protein sequence MKIVRVTVTPIAFRDPPLLNASGIHEPFALRSIIEIESDTGYIGLGESYGDAPALAIQQQVQSQLIGLDPFNLNQLRAIVQATVAAHKPASLAGAELAPGSHASKAVSNAYSAFEVAFLDLQAHSLNVPLVDLLGGAVRDRIPFSAYLFFKYAQHIDSPYKPDSWGEALNEEQIVAQARRMLETYGFKSIKLKAGALEPEHEVACIKALKKAFPGVPLRIDPNANWSLETSIRMAELLGDDLQYYEDPTPGLDGMAELHKRTGLPLATNMVVTDFDEFRRSVALDSVQIVLADHHYWGGLRDTQVLAKMCQTFGLGVSMHSNSHLGISLMAMAHVAASVPNLDYACDTHYPWQEPDEEVIKGGKLPIIDGCVQVTRAPGLGLELDHDQLGMLHDQYLSCGIRQRDDVKQMRRYQPDWKTVKPRF from the coding sequence TTGAAAATTGTCCGCGTTACCGTCACCCCGATTGCTTTCCGTGACCCGCCATTGCTCAACGCCAGCGGTATTCACGAACCCTTCGCGCTGCGTTCGATCATCGAGATCGAGAGCGACACCGGCTACATCGGCCTCGGCGAGAGCTATGGCGATGCCCCGGCGCTGGCGATCCAGCAACAGGTGCAGTCGCAGCTGATCGGGCTCGATCCGTTCAACCTCAACCAACTGCGCGCCATTGTGCAAGCCACGGTGGCGGCGCATAAACCGGCAAGCCTGGCCGGTGCCGAGCTGGCGCCGGGCTCCCACGCGAGCAAGGCGGTGAGCAATGCCTATTCGGCGTTCGAGGTGGCGTTTCTCGACTTGCAGGCGCATTCGCTGAATGTACCGCTGGTGGACCTGCTCGGTGGCGCGGTTCGCGATCGGATCCCGTTCAGTGCCTACCTGTTCTTTAAATACGCCCAGCACATCGACTCGCCCTACAAGCCCGACAGTTGGGGCGAAGCGCTCAACGAAGAACAGATCGTCGCCCAGGCCCGGCGCATGCTCGAAACCTACGGCTTCAAAAGCATCAAGCTCAAGGCCGGGGCCCTGGAGCCCGAACATGAAGTGGCGTGCATCAAGGCCTTGAAGAAAGCTTTCCCCGGCGTGCCATTGCGCATCGACCCGAACGCCAACTGGTCGCTGGAAACCTCGATTCGCATGGCTGAACTTCTTGGTGACGACCTGCAATATTACGAAGACCCGACCCCCGGCCTGGACGGCATGGCCGAGCTGCACAAACGCACCGGCTTGCCCCTGGCGACCAATATGGTCGTGACCGACTTTGACGAATTTCGGCGCAGCGTGGCCTTGGACAGCGTGCAGATCGTACTCGCCGACCACCACTATTGGGGCGGCCTGCGTGACACACAGGTGCTGGCGAAGATGTGCCAGACCTTTGGCCTGGGCGTGTCGATGCATTCCAATTCACACCTGGGCATTAGCCTGATGGCCATGGCCCACGTAGCCGCGTCGGTGCCCAACCTCGACTACGCCTGCGACACCCATTACCCGTGGCAGGAACCGGACGAGGAAGTGATCAAGGGCGGCAAATTGCCGATCATCGATGGCTGCGTGCAGGTCACCCGCGCACCGGGGCTGGGCCTGGAACTGGACCATGACCAGTTGGGCATGCTGCACGATCAATACCTGAGCTGCGGCATTCGCCAGCGCGACGATGTGAAACAGATGCGGCGTTATCAACCGGACTGGAAAACCGTCAAACCACGTTTTTGA
- a CDS encoding MFS transporter produces the protein MDILQSPPDPTVLARAAAKVKRHVLPLFVVMFIVNYIDRVNIGFVRSHMETDLGIGAAAYGLGAGLFFIGYAIFEVPSNLLLQRYGARAWLTRIMFTWGAAAMAMAFVRGETSFYILRFILGAAEAGFFPGIIYYFTQWLPASERGKAMAIFLSGSAIASVISGPVSGALLNVSGLNLHGWQWMFLIEGFASIALCGCVWFWLQSHPQQAKWLSDDEKHALVSAIALEQQAREASQSVRPSMFKLLADKQIALFCFIYFSIALTIYGATFWLPSMIKKMGNLGDFQVGLFNSIPWLISIVAMYGFASLASKWKHQQAWVSLMLVIAAFGMFMSTTGGPVFAFVAICFAAIGFKAASALFWPIPQGYLDARIAAAVIALINSVGNLGGFVAPTTFGLLEQTTGSIEGGLYGLAATSLVAAVMVFFARATPRGPTPSSHHHAMRPGPQGAAS, from the coding sequence GTGGATATCCTCCAGAGTCCGCCAGACCCGACCGTGCTTGCCCGCGCGGCGGCCAAGGTCAAGCGCCATGTGCTGCCGCTGTTCGTGGTGATGTTCATCGTCAATTACATCGATCGGGTCAATATCGGTTTCGTACGCAGCCATATGGAAACCGACCTGGGCATCGGCGCGGCGGCCTACGGCTTGGGGGCCGGGTTGTTTTTTATCGGCTACGCGATCTTCGAAGTGCCCTCCAACCTGCTGCTGCAGCGCTACGGCGCGCGGGCTTGGCTGACGCGCATCATGTTCACCTGGGGCGCGGCGGCGATGGCGATGGCGTTTGTGCGCGGGGAAACCAGCTTCTATATCTTGCGGTTCATCCTGGGCGCCGCCGAGGCCGGTTTCTTCCCCGGCATCATCTATTACTTCACACAATGGTTGCCGGCCAGCGAGCGCGGCAAGGCCATGGCGATTTTTCTCAGTGGTTCGGCCATCGCCTCGGTGATCTCCGGGCCGGTGTCGGGGGCGTTGCTTAATGTCAGCGGTCTTAACCTGCACGGCTGGCAGTGGATGTTCCTGATCGAAGGTTTTGCTTCCATCGCGCTCTGTGGGTGTGTGTGGTTCTGGTTGCAGTCCCACCCGCAGCAGGCCAAGTGGCTCAGCGACGACGAAAAACACGCGCTGGTCAGCGCCATTGCGCTTGAGCAGCAGGCACGCGAGGCGAGCCAGAGCGTGCGGCCATCGATGTTCAAGCTGCTGGCCGACAAACAGATCGCGCTGTTCTGCTTTATTTACTTTTCCATCGCCCTGACCATCTACGGCGCCACGTTCTGGTTGCCGAGCATGATCAAGAAAATGGGCAATCTGGGCGACTTCCAGGTGGGCTTGTTCAACTCGATTCCGTGGTTGATTTCGATCGTCGCCATGTACGGGTTCGCATCCCTGGCCAGCAAGTGGAAACACCAGCAGGCGTGGGTGTCGCTGATGCTGGTGATCGCCGCGTTCGGCATGTTCATGTCCACCACCGGCGGGCCGGTGTTTGCCTTCGTCGCCATCTGTTTTGCCGCGATCGGCTTCAAGGCGGCTTCGGCGCTGTTCTGGCCGATCCCTCAGGGCTACCTGGATGCGCGCATTGCGGCGGCGGTAATTGCCTTGATCAATTCGGTGGGCAACCTGGGCGGTTTCGTGGCGCCCACCACTTTCGGGTTGCTGGAGCAGACCACCGGGTCCATCGAGGGTGGTTTGTATGGCCTCGCCGCGACCTCGCTGGTGGCTGCGGTGATGGTGTTCTTTGCCCGCGCCACGCCTCGAGGGCCAACTCCTTCTTCTCATCATCACGCCATGCGTCCAGGTCCACAGGGAGCCGCCTCTTGA
- a CDS encoding TonB-dependent receptor, with protein MLVIRSALLSLALAGTALADVPAPLETARVRAYQIAPGPLGATLSSFAMEAGIALSFLPALTEGLTSPGLSGNYSPRQAMSRLLAGSGLEAVLRNDGSYTLVLRQVTLSDTTVSGVEPRTNSLPPLYSGNQVATGGRLGMLGNTDIMDAPFSVSTYSAALIKDQQATTVGDVLERDSSVRSTGQTGGIVDSFFIRGFPVGEGNLGELAFDGVYGVASNYRVFTDYAERIEVVKGPGALLYGMAPNSAVGGVINIVPKRSLDEDLTRYTASYAQDAHWGNHLDISRRLGEARRLGVRINASVQNGDTVIDQQSRNIDIGALSLDYQGERLRTSLDLISQQETFDAASRPFLIDSDVAIPTAANGRTNVSQDWGWSRTRDKSALLSGEYDLTEALTVFAHAGGGKSAVARLSDQTPSIVNAAGDTSSIPGYYRFNVQRYTVDVGAWLRFDTGPISHRSTLQASRYRDELSRGIISGAPVLSNIYHPVNRPEPSIAKPDMPKVSASELSGVAIADTLSILDQRAQITLGLRQQRIQSSNYNNAGAVTSAYDDSQITPLFGVVLKPWEHVAFYYNALEGLSKGDVAPSNAANAGEVFAPYVSKQHEVGVKIDYGTFMSTLALFQIHKPSGELAAGRFSVQGQQRNRGLELSVSGEVTQGTRLLGGVTLLDARLTKTANAANQGNAPVGVPKVQANLWAEWDTPWVEGLTLTSGALYTARQYANQANTQQLDAWTRFDIGARFSTRIAEQPTTFRATVQNLFDRQYWSGVASYGAFSQGSPRTLSLSATVDF; from the coding sequence ATGCTTGTCATTCGCAGCGCGCTGCTCAGCCTGGCCCTGGCCGGTACCGCCCTGGCGGACGTGCCGGCGCCATTGGAGACGGCGCGGGTGCGTGCTTATCAGATTGCCCCCGGCCCGCTCGGAGCCACGCTGTCGAGTTTTGCCATGGAGGCCGGGATTGCCCTGTCGTTCCTCCCTGCCCTCACCGAAGGCCTGACCAGCCCGGGTTTGTCCGGTAACTACTCGCCCCGGCAAGCCATGAGCCGGTTGCTGGCCGGCAGCGGCCTGGAGGCGGTACTGCGCAACGACGGCAGCTACACCCTCGTATTGCGCCAAGTCACGCTGTCGGACACCACGGTCAGCGGCGTCGAGCCACGCACCAACAGCCTGCCACCGCTGTACTCCGGCAACCAAGTGGCCACCGGTGGACGCCTGGGCATGCTCGGCAATACCGACATCATGGACGCGCCTTTCAGCGTCAGCACCTACAGCGCGGCGCTGATCAAGGACCAGCAGGCGACCACCGTGGGCGATGTGCTGGAACGCGATTCCTCGGTACGCTCCACCGGGCAGACGGGCGGCATTGTCGACTCGTTTTTCATCCGTGGTTTTCCGGTAGGTGAAGGCAACCTCGGCGAGTTGGCATTCGACGGTGTGTACGGCGTGGCATCCAATTACCGCGTGTTTACCGATTACGCCGAGCGCATCGAAGTGGTCAAGGGCCCCGGCGCGCTGCTGTACGGTATGGCGCCCAACAGCGCGGTAGGCGGGGTGATCAACATCGTGCCCAAGCGCTCTCTCGATGAAGACCTGACCCGTTATACCGCCAGCTACGCCCAGGATGCGCACTGGGGCAACCACCTCGATATCAGCCGACGGCTTGGCGAGGCGCGGCGCTTGGGCGTACGCATCAATGCCAGCGTGCAGAATGGCGACACGGTGATCGACCAACAGTCGCGCAATATCGACATCGGCGCCCTGTCTCTGGACTACCAGGGTGAACGCCTGCGTACCAGCCTCGACCTGATCTCCCAGCAAGAGACCTTCGATGCGGCCTCCCGCCCGTTCCTGATCGATAGCGACGTGGCCATCCCAACCGCCGCCAACGGCCGCACCAACGTCAGTCAGGACTGGGGCTGGTCGCGCACCCGGGACAAATCGGCTTTGCTCAGCGGCGAATACGACCTCACCGAGGCCCTCACCGTGTTCGCCCACGCCGGCGGCGGCAAATCGGCCGTGGCGCGCCTGTCCGACCAGACCCCGAGCATCGTCAACGCCGCCGGCGACACCTCGTCGATCCCCGGCTACTACCGCTTCAACGTGCAGCGCTACACGGTCGACGTCGGAGCATGGCTGCGCTTTGACACGGGGCCGATCAGCCACCGCAGCACGCTACAGGCCAGCCGTTATCGCGATGAACTGTCGCGGGGGATCATTTCTGGTGCGCCGGTACTGTCGAATATCTATCACCCGGTGAACCGGCCAGAACCGTCGATTGCCAAGCCGGATATGCCCAAAGTCTCGGCCTCCGAACTCTCCGGCGTCGCCATCGCCGACACCTTGTCGATACTCGACCAGCGGGCGCAGATCACCCTCGGCCTGCGCCAGCAGCGTATCCAATCGAGCAACTACAACAACGCAGGCGCCGTCACCAGCGCCTATGACGACAGCCAGATCACACCGCTGTTTGGCGTGGTGCTCAAGCCCTGGGAGCATGTGGCGTTCTACTACAACGCTCTCGAAGGCCTGAGCAAAGGTGACGTGGCGCCCTCCAATGCCGCGAACGCGGGGGAGGTCTTTGCGCCTTACGTGTCCAAACAACACGAAGTCGGGGTCAAGATCGACTACGGCACGTTCATGTCGACCCTCGCACTGTTCCAGATCCACAAGCCCAGCGGCGAATTGGCCGCCGGGCGCTTTTCGGTACAGGGCCAACAGCGCAACCGCGGCCTCGAACTGAGCGTGTCTGGCGAAGTCACCCAAGGCACGCGCCTGCTCGGCGGCGTGACCCTGCTGGACGCGCGACTGACCAAGACCGCGAATGCCGCCAACCAAGGCAACGCACCGGTGGGTGTGCCCAAGGTGCAAGCCAACCTGTGGGCCGAATGGGACACGCCATGGGTCGAGGGCCTGACGCTCACCAGCGGCGCGCTCTATACCGCCCGCCAGTACGCCAACCAGGCCAACACGCAACAGCTCGATGCCTGGACACGCTTCGATATCGGCGCGCGCTTCAGCACCCGCATCGCCGAACAGCCAACCACATTTCGCGCCACGGTACAGAACCTGTTCGATCGCCAGTATTGGTCAGGCGTTGCCTCATACGGCGCGTTTTCCCAAGGCTCGCCACGCACGTTGTCGTTGTCGGCTACGGTTGATTTCTGA